A region of Macadamia integrifolia cultivar HAES 741 unplaced genomic scaffold, SCU_Mint_v3 scaffold1674, whole genome shotgun sequence DNA encodes the following proteins:
- the LOC122064507 gene encoding mitogen-activated protein kinase kinase kinase 1-like gives MESVSSNTTPSPTHRSPQSSSNVNQSPRHWSPESSNTNQSPRHRSPFRYKLFQPPIADRIVRAFRHRLRLLHRSSTNFFVLGDSGNVYKVNLTATPSCTCPDRTTPCKHILFVFLRVLGVSLEDTCLRRRTLRPCQLSRLLGSPTSPDSLAGIRVRERFHELFLHSATPGVPSGVADLEDGATCPICLDELGKEDGVVTCRACRNPLHEECLQTWKRSRGRRPATCVICRARWRDMAEQERYLNLAAYVCEDDAVESHGNLCVD, from the coding sequence ATGGAGTCTGTATCCTCTAATACAACCCCATCACCTACCCATCGTTCGCCTCAATCCTCCTCTAATGTAAATCAATCACCTCGCCATTGGTCGCCTGAATCCTCTAATACAAACCAATCACCTCGCCACCGGTCGCCCTTCCGGTACAAACTCTTCCAACCGCCCATCGCAGACCGGATCGTCCGAGCCTTCCGCCACCGCCTACGGCTCCTCCACCGCTCAAGCACCAACTTCTTCGTACTCGGTGACTCCGGCAATGTCTACAAGGTCAATCTAACCGCCACCCCTTCTTGCACCTGCCCCGACCGTACGACTCCATGTAAGCACATCCTCTTCGTCTTCCTACGTGTTCTCGGCGTCTCCCTCGAAGACACGTGTCTCCGGAGAAGAACCCTCAGGCCATGCCAGCTCAGCCGCTTACTTGGCTCACCCACCTCCCCCGACTCGCTAGCAGGGATCCGGGTACGTGAGAGGTTCCACGAGCTCTTCTTGCATTCAGCGACACCTGGTGTTCCTTCAGGAGTGGCTGATTTGGAAGATGGTGCCACGTGTCCCATTTGTCTGGACGAGTTGGGAAAGGAAGATGGGGTGGTGACTTGTCGTGCGTGTCGGAATCCCTTGCATGAAGAATGCCTGCAGACGTGGAAGAGGAGCAGAGGGAGGAGACCAGCGACCTGCGTGATTTGCAGGGCGAGGTGGAGGGATATGGCAGAGCAGGAGAGGTATCTGAACCTGGCAGCGTATGTTTGCGAAGACGACGCGGTTGAAAGCCATGGAAACTTGTGTGTTGATTGA
- the LOC122064505 gene encoding uncharacterized protein LOC122064505 produces the protein MACLSCSIEMEPRTLNQGELNNAREAAVDIVSKMEPQQASSVFIEGLRPVVPLNRREEMLIKSDELHTPVDSKESTPVDSKKSALVIERSCECSFTSTSIDESPEMEKLREPLSAPF, from the exons ATGGCTTGTCTTTCTTGTTCCATTGAAATGGAGCCCAGGACCTTGAATCAAGGAGAGCTCAACAATGCCAGG GAAGCAGCAGTAGATATAGTTTCAAAAATGGAACCTCAACAGGCTTCAAGTGTGTTCATTGAG gGACTCAGACCAGTAGTTCCACTTaacagaagagaagagatgcTCATAAAGAGTGATGAACTTCACACCCCTGTGGATAGCAAGGAGAGTACCCCTGTGGATAGCAAGAAGAGTGCTCTAGTCATTGAAAGATCGTGTGAATGCTCTTTCACTTCCACTAGTATCGATGAATCCCCTGAGATGGAAAAACTCAGGGAGCCCCTTTCAGCTCCTTTTTGA